Genomic segment of Pochonia chlamydosporia 170 chromosome 1, whole genome shotgun sequence:
gagttggacatggaaggcgCGAAGATACCGGCGTacttggcaaagtcgtcctTGTATTGGTTGTCTTGATTTGATTGCGGCGACTTGCCGTCGCTGGCCATGCTGCGGGCGGGGCTATTCTTTTGTCCGTTTTGCTGAGGACTGAGAGGCTGTGAGGAAGGCTGCTTGATGGGCGGTCCGGGAAGAGCGCCAAACTTGGGAAACTCAAACTGAAAGCTAACGTCGCTCAGGTTATTGAGAGCAGCACTGCCAAATGGGACCTTCTCGCGAGACATGGTCTTGTGCTGAGACATGACACTAATGCGCTGTTTATACTGGTTTAATTCGGTGGTGATGCGATCCACTTGGGCTCGCAGCTTGCTGTTTTCATGGTTGGCAGCCTCGGAAGCTTTCTCCAACTCCTCGACTTTCGTCTCTAGATCTTTGACatgcttctccttgcgcTCCCTGAAAGCGCGCTGAGCGGCTCTGTTTTGTGCCTTGCGCTTCTGCAATTAGGAGTCAGCAAGGCTGATCAATGTAAAGAAAACGCACATCATCAAGCGTTTTGCGTTCATGATTACTTACAGAGGTTGGCTCTGATGTGAGAGGCTTACGGCCGGGTTTCTTGGCGACCTTCTCAGTACTCTCGCGTCTCTTGGAATCATTGCCAGGACTGctgtcgtcgtcctcatcatccggATGACTTCTCTTCTCATGGCCGTCGTTCTCAGTCGAATCGGATCCAACGGTGCCAGGGATGTCTCCAACCATCTTGGCCTGGTCACCACCGGCGCTGGCAAAGGAAAAGTCGAAGCTTGAGTCGCCAAAGTCGTAGTCGATATTATCTAGGTAAGGGCTATCTTGGAAGCCGGCATTGTCCACATTCTGCATTGGCGAGCCTTGAAAGGAATTCGGGGACAATGACAAGCCCTTGGTGGTCGGCGATGCAGACGACTGCTGCTTATTTGCATTCAGAGCAGCAAAGAGCAGACTCTGTTGGTGCGGGGTTAGAAGGAAGTTGGGTGGCAAAGAGCCTCCTCCGTCGCCACCAGAAGCCATCGCGATGTTTGGAACTATTTGTTGAACAAGCGCGAGGAGCAAAGGTTTCAAGATGAATCTGGGGAATAGCGGTAAAACAGGATGAACGATTATAAGATACGGACAGCGATGCCGTGGATGATCAGAGCGTCCAATTTGCGGTGGCGGGATCGGTCTTAATTCCGGAAAGCGATTCAGTGACGCAAGCCACTGCTCATTGATATGAAAGCAACGTCTCGGAAGCGCTGGGTGAACAGCGTCTTGTTAAAAGCTAACGTTTGCTGTCCTTGCCACCAGGAACAAAGCAGCAGGTGAATTACCCAAAAGTCGCAGTGTCTGAAAAAGAATGCAAAGGGCAAAAGGCGTGCTGGACAAGTGGTGTGTGAGAAGTGGCTGGGAGGCAAAAGGTGTCCGGTTCAGTGCCCAGCACGTTGCAGGGTCTCGTTCGACGATGTGGATGTGCAGGAGGAAGGGAAAGATAATGGCTGCCTGAGTCACAGAAAACGATTCTCGTTCTAGTCGATTCTGCCTCCACAGCCGGACAAGACGACACGGATTCAGGGGTGCAAGAGCGAATTTGTTAGGAAATCATGCAAAAaaattgtctggtctgcttcTGTCTGACGCGCAACTGAACTGAGAGCCCGGAGCCAGCggggactgggactgggactgggagGGAATGGAATCACTGGGAAGAGAAAGCTCAAAGTGAATTTGTAAGCCGCCAAAAACCAGGGCGGGGTTCAAGCCTGTCGAGTTTCAGGCACTCCGTGTGAGAAACAGGACAAAAACGTTGGGAAGGAGCCACGCTTTGGAACTGCGATGGTCGGTTGGTGGGCCGAGAACGGCCATTGACAatctgtctggtcaatcCATTGGACCGTTGGCTCCTTAGCGGCTGGCATGCCCCAAGTCAAGACTCAACGGGGCCAGTTGGCCCTTTCGGCTCACCACCAAATGTGCCAGACCgcagtcaactggtctcgTCAACTGTGTGGCCACAACCTTGTTCGTTATCCTCGCATTGACGAGCTCCTGCCACATCGACCAGTCCTGCACTGCCGCGTACTGTGCATGCACTGTGACAAACTCCGGACCATCTGTCGAGGTTAAAATACACCCGAACAGCCACGTTCGGAGCGCACGAAGAAAGTCAGATGTTCTCGACGATCTCACACTCGCCCTCTTGCGCAATTTCCCGTGCCTTTTTGGGAGGCGATTGCTCACCTAATTGCACAAGCCTGACTCATGGGGAAAATATCTTTACCCTGCTGGACACCCTTCCCTTGGCTTTGGACACCACTGATGCTGTCATACACTACGCACAACCATCGACCTGGTTAATCTTGCCCTCCAGGCTCTCTTCgacaaccacaaccgcaATTACGATCATAATCAATCCTGCCCCATCAGCCTCTTTTCAGCTGGTGACCACGAAATGCAAGTTAACCGCGCTATAGCTCCGCATTCGACAGCATGACTGTTGCAGCATGTTAGCTCAATCCTCTCTCTTAACCTTGTGATGCAGTGCAAACAGCTTCAAGTCGAAGATACGCAGCGTGTTCATGCCAAGGGTACCGGTTTGGTGGTAGCGCCCTATCGCTTACATGTGGCCGCCCCCACTCAAAGCTCTagccaccagacattacCAGACCGTTGCGCGGAACCCCATTCCGGCTGAGGACTGTTCTTCCGTTGACCAATCGATTTTACGCCTGGCTTGCTGCTATTTTTTTGTTGCCGGTAACTGGCGACATCCGCGATGGCCGAGCATCGCCAATCCCACTCTGGCTCTTCAGAAACAAGCGGCCAGCTCTCGACACAACATTTTGGCTGCTGCGTCGTGTCCCAATCTTGGGGTTTGTGTGTTCGATTCTAGGTTTGCTGAAGGTGAGGCAAACTACTGAGATATCAATCAGTGCGCATATCGTGCCACACCTCCTCAACCGACCATCCGTGGTGTGATGCATAGTACTCGGGCCAGCTTTGTATCCGTGTTGAATCGACGGCGCCACTCTATCCGTGCCAACTTCTGTAATAAGCATGCTCCTTTTATCATGACCGCCAGACTTGAAAATCTCCAACAGAGCTGTAATATTGCAGCCGATGGTCCGTAGGGAAAGCATGGGCATTGGTCCACACATGGCCATTGTTTCACAGCCATCATGCAGATCATATTCCACAGCACTCTGTAGAGTGGCTCAATGCAAGTCTGGCCACAATCCGATGCGCCCTGCACAGAAAAAGGACAGGGACAAGGTGGCCCTGGCATTTAACATGTCAGAAAGTCTGTACCTGACAAGCATAAAGTCTGGCGATGTAGCCATGCCTGTGCGTGCATGTCAGCAGGCAAAGTAATGTGACCAGCGATGGCAGGAGAGTCGAGCGAGTCCTTTGAACTATTCTCACAGTCCGTAAAGAAGAATTGGTATCCATCTTGCGGCTTAAAATTTAGCCTGGGGTTCAAGCTTTGATGACATCATTCTGTATTGATATTCTGGCAGATGGTTTGGGCGAGTTGTGGTGCCTGTCGTTCCGGGTGGGTCGGAATCGATCGATCTGCGATGACATGGAACCCATGCCAGCTCATCAGGAACCATCTTCCTCCCCCAGCCTGTCCGGCAAAAAGGATGCATTCACAAATGATGCTTCCCACGGGTAAAATTGCTGTTGGAGTGGGAAAATGAATGCATCTGACGCCGCAGAGAGAATATACCGACACCTGTGAATTCTAGCACTTCCTGAACCTTCTCCTCTCACTAGTCGATTATCATCAGAGGCAAGGCATGTTTCTCAACAATTATATTTATGTTTTTATCGTCAGGCTACATTAGGGTATAGCGGAAGCGACTTCGTCGTTCCTTTTCCATAAAATCCAATCCTCATAACCATTGAACGCCTCAATCCATCATTCGTGTATCGGCGGTTGTAGTATGCAATGGGCATGAAGCTTAGTTCTTGGCGGCCTGCTTGTGGACCTCGGCCTTGCCATCGTGGGCGTTCTGGTCAAGCTTGTCACCGACAGCGTCCTTGGCAGCGGTCAAACTAAAGGATGCGACGTTAGGAAATTATTCTATCTGACTAATTTCTTTGTTTGTTCTTTTGGGAAATTGTAAACTCACCGAGTGCCAACGCTGGCGTTGCTGTCCTTAGCAACCTCCTTGTTAGCCTCGTGGCTGGCACCGGAGACGGCACCCTGAACGGTCTCAGAGACGTAGTTGGCGGCTTGCTTGACGGACTCCATTTTCAGTTgagttgtggtgtttgggacAGAAGAGTgtctttgaagatgttttgAGTAGTGAAGTAAATTGTTGTAGttgctgatgaggatgagaagaaaCTCGAAATCAGGGTAGAAGGGTCCAAGGGTTTATATAGACAACGGCGTCTTCAGGAACTTAACCGTCCCCATTGTCACCCTTTCTTCGGAGAAGACACCGAAGGTTAGTGGCGTACGCTTGCCCACTTGGCGAATAGTACACATCAACCCCCGATGCTACTAACTCACGTTGTGAATGTTGGCATCGTGAAGTTGTAGGGAGACATCGACGTCACAGTCAAGGCGACCCCGCAGCCACAGAGTGGGGCGCCACGACCGAGCTATGGCGGTGCAAGGAACCAAATGACGACATTGGCTGATGCCAACTTGAAGTTGCCAGGAATCTTGGTTTTGCCTGGTTACACAAACTGAAGACTCGAAACTAGCGTCAACCGGAGCCCGAATACAGCGACTGGTGGAACTTGAGCCCATACCCTCTTTCAGCTAGGTTCTCATTATTGCCCTGTTTCTGGGATGCTTCAGCCTCAACGGAGAGCGCACTTTGCCGTGATTCTATTCGCCGGGTGGCTCCCAGTCGTGCCAGTATGACGACATCGATCTCATCAACAGACGGGAGCTGATCTGATGCCTTCCGTTTCACCAACGCTATCAGACAAAAGAAGATTTAGCCAAGCCATTTAATTCGGTCCACTTGACTATTGCTTTTCCAGGGTCCATGGACGATTCTATCGTTTTCCATCAAAACTCGCGGAATTTCTGGGAATGGCGTTTGCAGAATTGCAGACCATCATCCTCGGTTGTTTCGACGGAAAGGCACTCCATCTCGATCCTCAGTACATGCCCCGCAGGaaactgccaaggaagaataTCAGCTGAAGCCCCAAATGCAACTGTGAACAGGTTTCTACAAGTGGGCTGAACCTCTTTTCTTTGACTATCTCAGTTCGTCAAGTGGATCGTAGAACGGTCTGGACTCAGTCACGATACCTGCGTGATTCCGTCTCGGCACTCACGAAAGCACGTTGTTGGCTATTCCCATCTGATATTTGGATGGTGGTTTCCATCAGGTCACATTAACCCCGCCGCTAGTTCGTTAGGTTGACTTACCAGCGCGGGATGTTGCGTATACCTTTGTCACTTTCGGCTTTGGCCGGTACGCCATTTCTGCGATCCTGTCTTTGGTAGTTCGACCTTAATCATCGAGAATTGATATGAGGGATCATGGACCCTGCCTTCTCTCAACGTTGTGCCAAATGTCACATGTTGGGTTCATGTTGCGAGTGTCACTTGCTAGCTTCAACGGAGAAATGGCATCCCGATATGAGCTTGGCATGTGGCCAAAGTCAACCTCCGTTCCAAGGCCCTGGTTTTGCGAAGTTTAGGCTCAAGAACGGAGCAACGTTGGATTCATATTGGCATCCAAGATGGGACTAAGATGGCATTCTTACCTGCTGTGTCATGTCCTTTATCCCATGATGTtgtctacctaggtagatatCGCGCTAGCTGTTGCAGGGTCTGTGTTTATTGGGACCAGCACTTGGTTCGCCGTGGTATTTCCATTGCAGATCGCATCCCCGAGAAAGTTCAAGAATCGACCGTTCCTCGAGTTGCCATTAATACCTATAATTCGGAAGCTGAAACTCATTTCCTCGTTCTAGTTGAAAATACAACTCTTCTGCAAAGTATGTCTAACCCCAAAAAAATACTGGAGACAATACTATAAGGCGAGATTgagcaaagacaacaacgCAAAACGCGTTGGAATCAATGAAAAGGTCACAATCCTGTGTTATTCATCAACTTGCTGGTGATTGTATTCCCGTAAATACTGtgtacagtggggggtcagaagtatttaaacagggaaaggtatcgcatattGCGTTGTGTGgtgaggcatattgagctgtgttagtgtatacctaggtacttggatatgttcaaatacctaggtacattggaccacagactgtagatgGTCGAGTTCACGACGTGTTTGTCGCTACCAGCATTATTGCTTGTCACGTGACTAGACAATTTGTCCCAGTCCCACCTTCCGAGCCCCGCCTGCAAGCATGGAAGCACATGAACGGCTGGATGGGAGCTTGCGGTCAACATCCATCTTATCGAAGCAGCACTCCTTCTCGGACACTCGAATGCCAAACCGCATATGATACAACTGAGAGCTAGCTTGCTGTGTTTAAATATATAAGTGTTTCTGGGGGATACGCAATGGATCTCGCCTACGACCATATTCAGGAGAACGCGTATCCACAAGACCGAGAGGAGTCGAATGAAACACCAACGCCGGAGCACCAGGAGGCATCACTAAACAATGATTTACAAGATGCGTATAAAG
This window contains:
- a CDS encoding bZIP transcription factor (AP-1) (similar to Cordyceps militaris CM01 XP_006674574.1), with translation MASGGDGGGSLPPNFLLTPHQQSLLFAALNANKQQSSASPTTKGLSLSPNSFQGSPMQNVDNAGFQDSPYLDNIDYDFGDSSFDFSFASAGGDQAKMVGDIPGTVGSDSTENDGHEKRSHPDDEDDDSSPGNDSKRRESTEKVAKKPGRKPLTSEPTSKRKAQNRAAQRAFRERKEKHVKDLETKVEELEKASEAANHENSKLRAQVDRITTELNQYKQRISVMSQHKTMSREKVPFGSAALNNLSDVSFQFEFPKFGALPGPPIKQPSSQPLSPQQNGQKNSPARSMASDGKSPQSNQDNQYKDDFAKYAGIFAPSMSNSTRTGSRASVDSVPFSVAAATSSPSASSNSNVGPSSSCGTSPEPFTQSPMSFKPLETLTTIGEEQPAIATAEQPFAQFANVDIGSPSFDWLVQQNGGGHFDPQLFGDYREPQENVLANPSFDDFFFNDGLDADFMTPYNAAPNAHAPKKNLIAEIDAQQDAIEDDVGKKNNMNCNQLWEKLQECPKAQSGEFDLDGLCSELTKKAKCSGSGPVVGERDFDSILKKYMGKDVSANCMANKLGISVNPEQPNGVTKP